TTAGCATTCCCAACTTACTGACCAGATACTTGAATCTGGTTTCATCTAAGGGTTTggtaaatatgtcagcaagttgacCATCAGCAaggatgaaataaatttcaacatcccctttcatgacatggtcacgaatgATATGATACCTAATATCTATGTGTTTGGTCTTGGAACGATAAACAGGATTGTGTGTGATGGCAATtgcacttgtattgtcacacatTAAGGGAATCTTAGAGAACTCTAAGTCATAGTCAACGAGTTGATTTTTCACCCAGAGGGCTGCACAACAACTCGCTACTGACACatactctgcctcagcagtggagatggacaaTGTATgatgtttcttactagaccaactagtcagcttcccccccccccccccaaataGTTGGCATCCCAAACTGGtgcttttcctatctaacatgcatccaGCATAGTTAGAGTTAGAGTATGCGACTAGGTCAAAGTTGGAGTCTATGGGATACCAAGACCCAATATGGAAGTGCCttttaaatacttaaaaattctTTTGACAACTAGAAGGTGAGATTCCCTAGGAGATGCTTGGTATCTTGCACACAGGCAAGtggcaaacatgatatcaggacgacttgttgtgagatacatcagcgagccaATCATTCCCCGATAGTGAGTGGGATTCACATGCTTGCCCTCaggatcagcatggagattattaGGTGGAGACATAGGAGTAGGTTTAAGAGTGATATTGGACATGTCAAATTTAGCTAGCATGTCACGAATATACTTCTCTAGATTGATAAAGATGCCATTAGGAAGTTGGCAaatttgtaaaccaagaaagaaagtcagctcacccatcatgctcatccCAAAGTGAGAGGACATCAGTGAGATGAACTTGGTGCAAAGTTTCCTGCTGGAGGATCCAAAGCTGATGTCATCTACATATATCTGAACATATAGGACATGAGCACCCTTTCGATAGATAAAGAGGGTGTTGtcaatggatcctcgctgaaagttgTTAGAGAGAAGGAACTCAGAGAgtgtgtcataccaagctctgggagcttgtttaaggcCACAAAGAGCCTTTTAGAGATGATATACATGGTGTGGTTTGgctagatcttcaaaaccaagtGGCTGCTCAACAGAAACTTCCtcatcgagttttccatttaggaaagcactctttacatccattTTGTATACATGAAGTTTTTGTAAGAAGCATGTGCCAAGAACAAGCATATAGCTTCCAATCgggccactggtgcaaaagtttcatcataaGCGACACCTTCTTCCTAAAGGTATCCTTGTGTGaccagcctagccttgttacgtgtaacaacaccatcttcatccattttatttctataaactcATTtggttccaatgggttcttttccaggaggaagaggaactagaAACCAGACATGTTGTCTCTGAAATTGGGTaagttcctcttgcatggcagcaacccataATAGATCAACCATTGCTTCTCCTATATTCTTGGAAGTGATCATACACAAGAAATTTACATAGAGACGAGTGTTTCTTGTCACTGATCGAATGGTAATCCTCTGCAGAGGGTCACCAATGACTTGGTGAGCTGGGTGACTAGATGTCCACTTAAGTGCgggaacacttgatgaacctagtaGAGTGTCAGTGGAAGACTGAGAGATGGGAGCAGCAGGAGTATTATAAAAAGAGAGATCAATGGTAAGAATGGGTTCTGGATTTTGATCAGTAGAGTCATTCGAGTGATTTGAGTTATCATTGATGCTGAAGTTATCAACAGAATTCATATCATCAGCATTAGCTGATGCATCATGAAACTTTTCCTCAGCGGAGTCATCAGCATGCActtcatcagccagtgatccaGGTTTAGCTTATGCAACATGGACTGatcttaagataggctcaactggctcaatcgtctAGATATGAGCCTCAACTTGCTCTAGGTCAACATCAGCTGAACTGTCTTGTGTGACATGCTAATCATTTTCAGGCAGCGAGCAAGAAacatcaacaaatgagtcagctTCCTCAATATGAGGGTCAACAAGCTCCTTGAAAATGACCTTAAAAGAAGATGATTGGATGTCTTTTAGAGCTGATGAACTTTCAACGAAAGTAACATGAATAGATTCATCAACCGTTTGAACGCGAGTGTTGAATACTCTGAAAGCCTTGCTGATGGATGAGTAGCCAAGAAAATagccatcatcagctttaggatcaaattttccTAAGTGATCCTTGTTGTTAAGAatgaagacaggacatccaaatacatggagCTATTTTATATGAGGTTTATTACCTTTCAGAACCTCATATGttgtcttgtcatgtcttttaacAACTAGACACCTGTTTTGTGTATGACAAACAGTATTGATAGCTTCTGCCCATAACTTACTAGGCAGAGAAGATTCACTGAGCATGGTACGTGCTGCCTCTATGAGAGTTCTATTTcccctttcagcaacaccattttgcacAGGAGTACTTGTGGAAGataagttttgtgagatcccttgatcaacACAGAAggattcaagagtgtggttaCTGAACTCAGTACCATGATCGCTTCTAAGTTCTTTAACttttatgctgttgagattttcaattttcttgatgAAATTGATGATCTcctcagcagcatcactcttggaaTGAAGAAAGATAGTCTAaatatatcgtgaatattcattgACAATTACTAAAatgtatctgctaccctttagactttggacattcactggactaAAAAGctccatgtgaagaagatggaagCAACCCTTGATAGAATTTGTGTGTTTAGTTTTGAAAGTAGACCTATGGCTTTTACCCTTTTCACAGGCACCacagagtctatctttttcaaaagagagatggggaaggccacgaacaaggttcttttttaCCAGAGAGTTGAtcgttttgaaattcacatacGAGATAcacttgtgccataaccaactGAGTTCAGCTGCTGACTTGGAAAAGAAACAAGTCTCGCTGTTAGTTTTGATAGGAGTAAAGtcaacaagatatacatctcgttttctgAGAGCAACTAAGACGACTTCCTAGTTTACATTTACAAAAGTACCTTGATGCTTATTAAGAATCACTTTGTAGTCaacatcacaaagttgacttatgctgataaGATTATGTTTCAACCAATTTACATAAGCAACCTTGGTTAACTTAATAAGAGCATTAGGGAGATGACTATATCTTTCAGTTtgtccagtggagttatcaccaaacactacagtagggCCAGGAGCCTCTACATAGTTATCCAACGGGgacttagagccagtcatgtgttttgaacagccgctgtccaaataccacactccttttcctaGCAATCCCTGCATGGATGTAACAGAAGGATTTAGAAAGGTTCACTGTTAAACTCACTAAAAGCCATGTTAGCGGGATTAAAAATGGGTGCTTCAGAGGTTCCCTCTTCAGCTTGAGTAGAATGATGAGAAGGAGGAGGGTCGAAGGGAAGGGTTCCATGGGATGATTCATCATCACCGAATGGAGTTGTGATACTATCATTACGAATGAAGACCAAGTTGGTGACTACATCTGTGTCACTGAACTCCACCAACATAGCAGGTTCACCAAATTCATTTGTTATAACCCTTTGGGAGTGAGGAATGGATACATTTTGTGCTGCAATGAAGTCAACAATGTTTTCCTCAGTGAGAACAGTTATATCTCCTATACTATTTACAGGTTCAGTAGAATGAGAGTTTTCGCTGACCATAGTGGAGGAGGAAGCAGCTGATGAGAAAGAGGGATTTGGTCGAATGACAACTTCAGGAGCATCCCTAGAAGTGTCTTCAGTACattcagaagcaacatgtcctctgctaCCACATAGGTAACATTTTCGACCAGAGGTGTTGctcttttgattttgaagaaagagTTCCTTCAGTTGAGAAGAGAGATCAGTAACTCGCTAAGCAAGCTCGTTAATTTGAGGATCTAAAGAAAAAGATGCCTTGTTCTTTTGCTTAGACTTATGCTTATGCTTAAGTTTCAGCTGAGGCATCTTTGGAGCAGGACCCAAAATGGATTTACCTTTTTATTCCTGAGATGAAGAGGTAGAAGGATCTTGTGATCCTCTTACTATACTCCAAGCTTGTTTGACAACAGGATAAGAGGAAGAAGGATCCTGCTGTTGAGACTGATGTACTCCTTTGGGAGTAATTAGTCTAGATTGCTGATTGGGAGTAGCTGACCTCATTTGCATATGGGGTAGATACTTCCTATTTGGAGTAGTGGACCTTACTTGTTGATGTGGCAAGTATCCTTTCTGAGGagtgatgtggcaagtgtcctaTCTGAGGAGTTGTAGACCTATTTTGAGATTGAGGAAATCTTCCTCTTTGAGAAGTATTATGCCTTATTTTAGAAGGAACAGGAAGAGATTGGGGTGCCTGTTGATGATGTTGAGTATCAGCAGGTCTTACCTATGAAGTTTCTATTTGCTGATATCGGGCATCACAAAACCTGACACGTCTTTTCATAAGACGTTCTGCTGATCAGTTTTACTGTCATCACGGGAAGGAACTTGCTAAGAGGATGAGGAAGAAGGTTGAGAAGCGaaaggttgaggttgctgactGATAGGGTTCACACGTTGAGGCGTGATGTAGTCATAAAGGACAGCAACTGTGCTTCTCTTGAAGGGTTCGACAGCTTTGATGGTGAGTTGCTAAGGAGCAACAGGCTTAAAACCATCACCATTTATGTCACCTTCCGAAGATTATTGAACTCTTCCTTCATTTGGCATCATTCCAACAATGGGAAGATAAGGATAAGGATTGTTGGTACTTGCTAAAGAGCTAGCACCGTTTACCTTTACAGAGGTAGATGGGTCGCTGGTGGTAGAAAAGGTAGTACCAGCTTCCATTTCAGAGTGGTAATCGTTAAGTCCTCTAACAAAGTACTATTTTCTCATCTCTTCAGGAGAGATAACAGTATAAGGAGGAATAGTGATTTCAGGTCTCACGTCATCTGTGAACAAGTCATCGAGTGAGGCAACAGCTTCAAAATCACCGCCTATCACTGCCTAAACTTGGGCAAGGACTTGTTCATTCAGATAATTGTGATGAAACCTGGAAGcttttgaccaggaggtcacaatcttcttaaGATTGGTGATTTCAagcttgagtttttcattttcaagttgAACTTTTTGAGTCaacaactcatgagattgaagtttgACATGAACGTTTCTTAACTCAttgagtttttcagattttttacTTAACTCTTAACACATTGAGTCAAGTTTGGATTGAGTCTCAGCTCGTTTTGATTCAATGAACTGGATATCACAAAGCAAGGATTCGAAGAATTTATTTTTCTCTTCATCAGAGGAAGCTGAATAAGCATATACCTTTTTAATGGTGACGTTTACCCTCTGACTAGATGAGACTTGATCTTTTGTCAGTGCATCCCCATCAGCAAGTGTCATAAGGCACATAGCATCAACATACTATTCACTGTCTGAATCATCTGATTCAGCCCAGTCATGCTTTTCAGCAACCAGCCTTTTTGCTGGTGATTTGGCCTCTTCCATTTCAGCCACTTTTGCCTTGAGCTGATAGTATTGGTTCCGGTACTCATCAGCAGGTTTAGAAGGGTTAGATTTAGGAGTAGCAGGAGTTGGAATAGCAACTCTGCACTCCTTTGGGTAGTGTCCCTTCCTACCACATCTTCAGCACTCCTCTAGAGTTTTATCAACAGGAGGCTTATATGGAGCAACCGACTTATGGTTGTTCCACTTTCTAGAGTACCTGTTTCCAGCGACCAGGGCAAAGTCCATAAAGTCGTTGAACATCTCTTATTTCTCTTCAGCATCGAGATCATCAACAAGAGATTGAATAGAGGGTGGAAGATTAGAGGTGTTGACACCCACATTAAGATTAATGGGTTCAACAGAGACAAAGGCAAGGGGGTCAGTGAAAGAATAAGCAGAAGAGACATTGGAAGATGAAGAACAAGGAGAAGAACCAGCTCTACGTTGAGCATCAGCAGCAGCTCTTAGATTTTGAGCAAGAGCTCCCTCTTCAAACTGAAGCATACCAAAGAGAGACTCAAGGCCGAGACCTTAAAGCCGCTTGGTGGTTCTAAGGATTTGTTTTAATCCTTTCCACTTGATAGGGACACTATCAATGAACTTGTGGCACACCTCAAGGTTATCATGGGTGATACCAACATTTGTCATGTCGTTCAGCAACCCTTTAAATCGGGTATAGATTCCATTGAGACCTTCATTAGGAAGAggaaagaaattttcataagcacgtTTTAGGTCTATTTTCTTAGTAGCAATCGTATCACCAGAGCCTTCATACGTGCTACACAAACTATCCCAAACTTGTTTAGAAGGATATTTGATGATGAACTTTATGATGTCAGTAGGAAGAGTGGTGACAATCATGTTTTTGAGTTTGGAATCAAGATTTAACAGCCTCCACTCATCATCGGTCCATTGCACCTATGGTTAGACAATGTCAATCACCATCTCAGGAGAATCAGCAGTGGCTCCTGGTGTTCTTTGTACTAGAGTGGGTACATATGGACCAACGGTCAAAATGGTCATGAGGTAAGGTTCCACACCCACAATGTGAAGTAACATTTTTTCCTTCCAAGATCCAAAGTCATCAGGCTCGAATCTTGGAGGAACAGatacgtaaccaaagtcacgtgtgttaaCAAGGGTAGGAACAACAgtcatgttcttgttttagGCAAAGTAAAAAGAAGTTttgataaagaaagaaaaaaggtaCAAAAATTAAGAAGTATACAAgcaggcaaacagatcttgttttaataatttagaaacagtggctctgataccacttgacagTCTACGATTTGCACAACTAGTATTTTAATTAGCTAGACAAGAAGTAAAtgataataagtaaataaaaagaataggagtatgatgtgcaaaatctagtttaaaaactaaaaacaagaaataccctAAAACTGACTAGTACACACTCtcaggcagtggacccgttcgtatatAGTATAGCTAAAAGGTAAGTTCGGGATCGAACACATGGACTAAAGTAAAGCAATTGTTAACATTAAGTAATTCTAACTTAAAAAAGAGGTTTTGTGACCGTGTTGTCACGTTGCAATTAGTTAGAAAATCAGTTAGTAACCCctaaggattaatcgaaaagagaGTTTTGTATTTTCTATTAATAACTAAAGGATCATCTActttcgactccatgacacattGACTCCAgttgcatttaaattaagacTCAATCCAAATATGTTGACAAGATAACCTATACTCGAACAAAGAAACTCACTTGGTGGCCGACAAGCTTATAACTCTATTCAATTCCATTAACTAACTAGTTCAATCATAGAAAACTAGCACCACCAATGTTTAATAGAATCTACCCAATTAATCAATTTGTTTTGGTTATGAATTAACAATTATGCCTACATGAAACTAACGTGACACCATCAACCACTAATCCCATTTAACAAATTACTTCATATTATAACTATGTTGTTTACTATCACACCATGAACTAGCACCAACTACTCATAAACAAACAATTGAAACCATTCTTATATACTTCCGACATCATCGACAAAGCATACATGTATCAccaacaaacataataataagtgaCAAGAAAATAATTCATaaagatctcgacacaacgtTAATTAAATCAACTTAGATTAAAAACTATGCAACCATTGTttttgtatcacttcatctaagtagatgataaaagatttagctagacataacaaaacttataaaactaacaattatcAAAGATgtataatccataataatattCTATAGTAATAAAGTCTTGCAATTTAACAACTAAAAGTAATAGTAAAAGagtttaaaagaataaaaacgaGAATTCGAATTGCCAATTGCGGACTGACTTCTGTTGCTCggaacaaagaaagaaaatccTTTTTGCAATTTGTCTTTGCGGTTGTCCCTCTATCGAGCTCTTCAAATCTCGTCCAATCGAACTACAAATAATAATCCCCACGTACAAATATTAACTCCTCACCAACCGACAccttgttggatattttagtgtaattgggttaacttgtttgatcagtattgtcataataatacatcatataggattggtagtgcggagtgcacgcctatttgaatttattatgaccttaggggcgaAGCCCCTAATATAtaggggtccgggggcagcgcccctgggagcggggtccaagggacGGCAGCCCCTGGCTTGGGTCGAGTTGAGGGACTAAAAATCCCATTAAATTGCTATAGTAAAAAGCCCTCCGTTTTTCGAAACTGAGGGACTAAAAATGGCTGGGGTCGAGCTGAGGGACTAAAAATAGCAATTTCGAAACCTTGCAATAACTGTCGTTTTTGTTGATAAACCAAAATC
The sequence above is drawn from the Erigeron canadensis isolate Cc75 chromosome 4, C_canadensis_v1, whole genome shotgun sequence genome and encodes:
- the LOC122595339 gene encoding uncharacterized mitochondrial protein AtMg00810-like, with amino-acid sequence MDVKSAFLNGKLDEEVSVEQPLGFEDLAKPHHIYVDDISFGSSSRKLCTKFISLMSSHFGMSMMGELTFFLGLQICQLPNGIFINLEKYIRDMLAKFDMSNITLKPTPMSPPNNLHADPEGKHVNPTHYRGMIGSLMYLTTSRPDIMFATCLCARYQASPRESHLLVVKRIFKYLKGTSILGLGIP